A window from Mycobacterium saskatchewanense encodes these proteins:
- the hisH gene encoding imidazole glycerol phosphate synthase subunit HisH, whose protein sequence is MSPKKTIVVLDYGSGNLRSAQRALERVGASVEVTADADAAAAADGLVVPGVGAYEACMTGLRKIGGDRIIADRVAASRPVLGVCVGMQILFARGVEFGVETTGCGQWPGAVTRLDAPVIPHMGWNVVNAGADTVLFKGLDEDTRFYFVHSYAAQRWEGSPAAVLTWATHQVPFLAAVEEGPLSATQFHPEKSGDAGAAVLSNWVEGL, encoded by the coding sequence GTGTCCCCTAAAAAGACGATTGTGGTGCTCGACTACGGTTCGGGCAACCTGAGGTCGGCGCAACGCGCCCTGGAGCGGGTGGGTGCGTCGGTCGAGGTGACCGCCGACGCGGACGCGGCCGCCGCCGCCGACGGGCTGGTGGTTCCGGGCGTCGGCGCGTACGAGGCCTGCATGACCGGGCTGCGGAAGATCGGGGGCGACCGCATCATCGCCGACCGCGTCGCCGCAAGCCGTCCGGTCCTGGGGGTGTGCGTCGGCATGCAGATCTTGTTCGCCCGTGGCGTCGAATTCGGGGTGGAGACGACCGGCTGCGGGCAGTGGCCCGGGGCGGTCACCCGTTTGGACGCGCCGGTGATCCCACACATGGGTTGGAACGTCGTCAACGCCGGGGCGGACACGGTCTTGTTCAAGGGGTTGGACGAGGACACCCGGTTCTACTTCGTGCATTCCTATGCCGCGCAGCGTTGGGAGGGATCACCGGCGGCGGTGCTCACCTGGGCCACCCACCAGGTGCCGTTCCTGGCCGCCGTCGAGGAGGGGCCGTTGTCCGCCACCCAATTCCACCCGGAAAAGAGCGGAGACGCCGGCGC
- the hisB gene encoding imidazoleglycerol-phosphate dehydratase HisB — MTAIETPKATRRARIERTTRESDIVIELDLDGTGRVHVDTGVPFYDHMLTALGSHASFDLTVRTKGDVEIEGHHTIEDTAIALGQALGQALGDKKGIRRFGDAFIPMDETLAHAVVDVSGRPYCVHTGEPDHLQHTTIAGSSVPYHTVINRHVFESLAANARIALHVRVLYGRDPHHITEAQYKAVARALRQAVEPDPRVSGVPSTKGVL, encoded by the coding sequence GTGACAGCCATCGAAACACCGAAAGCGACGCGCCGCGCGCGGATCGAGCGGACGACACGCGAATCCGACATCGTCATCGAGCTCGACCTCGACGGCACCGGCCGGGTGCATGTCGACACCGGCGTGCCGTTCTACGATCACATGCTGACGGCGCTGGGCAGCCACGCCAGTTTCGACCTGACCGTGCGCACCAAGGGCGACGTCGAGATCGAGGGGCACCACACCATCGAGGACACCGCCATCGCGCTCGGCCAGGCGCTCGGGCAGGCCCTGGGCGACAAGAAGGGCATCCGCCGCTTCGGGGACGCGTTCATCCCGATGGACGAGACGCTGGCCCACGCCGTCGTCGACGTCTCCGGCCGGCCCTACTGCGTACACACCGGGGAGCCGGATCACCTGCAGCACACCACCATTGCCGGTAGCTCCGTGCCCTACCACACCGTCATCAACCGGCATGTGTTCGAGTCGCTGGCCGCCAACGCCCGCATCGCGCTGCACGTCCGCGTGCTGTACGGGCGCGACCCGCACCACATCACCGAAGCCCAATACAAGGCCGTCGCCCGTGCTTTGCGCCAGGCCGTCGAGCCCGATCCGCGGGTGTCGGGCGTGCCGTCCACCAAGGGTGTTCTGTGA
- a CDS encoding histidinol-phosphate transaminase, with protein MSAAGKPTLDDLPLRDDLRGKTPYGAPQLAVPVRLNTNENPHPPSQALVEDVVRSVGAAAVDLHRYPDRDAVALRTDLAAYLTTQTGTPLSVENVWAANGSNEILQQLLQAFGGPGRTAMGFVPSYSMHPIISDATRTEWLQAGRADDFSLDVDAAVAAITDRRPDVVFLASPNNPSGQSIPLPDLRRLLDVVPGIVIVDEAYGEFSSQPSAVALVEQFPAKLIVTRTMSKAFAFAGGRLGYLVATPAVIDAMLLVRLPYHLSSVTQAAARAALRHADDTLSSVAALIAERERVTKALSGMGFRVIPSDANFVLFGEFADAPAAWQRYLDAGILIRDVGIPGYLRATTGLSDENDAFLKASAQIAATELAPATAVGAP; from the coding sequence ATGAGCGCAGCCGGAAAGCCCACCCTCGACGACCTGCCGCTGCGTGACGACCTGCGGGGGAAAACCCCTTATGGCGCACCGCAATTGGCGGTGCCGGTGCGGCTGAACACCAACGAGAACCCGCACCCGCCGAGCCAAGCGCTGGTCGAGGACGTCGTCCGCTCGGTCGGCGCGGCGGCAGTCGACCTGCACCGCTATCCCGACCGCGACGCGGTCGCACTGCGCACCGACCTGGCCGCCTACCTCACCACCCAAACCGGGACACCGCTGAGCGTCGAAAACGTCTGGGCTGCAAACGGTTCCAACGAAATTCTGCAGCAATTGCTGCAGGCCTTCGGCGGCCCGGGCCGTACCGCGATGGGTTTCGTCCCGTCGTACTCGATGCACCCGATCATCTCCGACGCCACGCGCACCGAGTGGCTGCAGGCGGGCCGCGCCGACGACTTCAGCCTCGATGTCGACGCCGCCGTCGCCGCGATCACCGACCGCCGCCCCGACGTCGTCTTCCTCGCCAGCCCCAACAACCCGTCCGGGCAGAGCATCCCGCTGCCGGATCTGCGACGGCTGCTCGACGTGGTGCCGGGCATCGTGATCGTCGACGAGGCCTACGGCGAGTTTTCCTCGCAGCCGAGCGCGGTGGCGCTGGTCGAGCAGTTCCCGGCCAAGCTGATCGTCACCCGCACGATGAGCAAGGCTTTCGCCTTCGCCGGCGGCCGGCTCGGCTACCTGGTCGCCACGCCGGCGGTGATCGACGCGATGCTGCTGGTGCGGCTGCCGTATCACCTGTCATCGGTCACCCAGGCCGCGGCCCGGGCCGCGTTGCGGCACGCCGACGACACGCTGAGCAGCGTGGCAGCGCTGATCGCCGAACGCGAACGCGTCACGAAGGCGTTGAGCGGGATGGGATTTCGGGTGATCCCGAGCGACGCCAACTTCGTGCTGTTCGGGGAGTTCGCGGACGCGCCGGCAGCGTGGCAGCGTTACCTGGATGCCGGGATCCTGATCCGCGACGTCGGGATCCCCGGCTACCTGCGCGCCACGACGGGATTAAGCGACGAGAACGACGCGTTCCTCAAGGCCAGCGCCCAGATCGCGGCCACCGAACTGGCCCCCGCCACCGCCGTAGGAGCACCGTGA
- the hisD gene encoding histidinol dehydrogenase, which yields MARIDLRGVDLTVPRLRAALPRGGADVEAVLPKVRPIIEAVAERGADAALEFGASFDGVRPPTVRVPEAALRAALDALDADVAEALRVMIERARAVHADQRRADVTTTLGPGATVTERWVPVERVGLYVPGGNAVYPSSVVMNVVPAQVAGVGSLVVASPPQARYDGLPHPTILAAARLLGVEEVWAVGGAQAVALLAYGGTDTDGRELMPVDLITGPGNIYVTAAKRLCRSRVGIDAEAGPTEIAILADHTADPAHVAADLISQAEHDEMAGSVLVTPSEDLAAATDAEVAAQLRTTVHRERVTAALGGRQSAIILVDDLDAGIEVVNAYAAEHLEIQTADAAEVAGRIRSAGAIFVGPYSPVSLGDYCAGSNHVLPTAGSARHSSGLSVQTFLRGIHVVDYTEAALKDVSGHVISLSKAEDLPAHGEAIRRRFER from the coding sequence CTGGCCCGCATAGACCTGCGGGGCGTGGACTTGACGGTGCCCCGACTGCGGGCGGCACTGCCGCGTGGCGGTGCCGATGTGGAGGCCGTGCTGCCGAAGGTGCGGCCCATCATCGAGGCCGTGGCCGAGCGCGGGGCCGACGCGGCGCTGGAATTCGGGGCGTCCTTCGACGGCGTGCGACCGCCGACCGTCCGGGTGCCCGAAGCGGCCCTCAGAGCGGCGCTGGACGCCCTCGACGCCGACGTCGCCGAGGCCCTGCGGGTGATGATCGAACGGGCCCGCGCGGTGCACGCCGACCAGCGACGCGCCGACGTCACCACCACGCTGGGGCCCGGCGCGACCGTGACCGAACGGTGGGTGCCGGTCGAGCGGGTGGGGCTGTACGTGCCGGGCGGCAACGCGGTCTACCCGTCGAGCGTGGTGATGAACGTGGTGCCCGCGCAGGTAGCCGGTGTCGGCTCGCTGGTCGTGGCCAGCCCGCCGCAGGCGCGCTATGACGGGCTGCCGCACCCGACCATCCTGGCCGCCGCCCGCCTGCTGGGGGTCGAGGAGGTGTGGGCCGTAGGGGGTGCGCAGGCCGTGGCCCTCCTGGCCTACGGCGGCACCGACACCGATGGTCGCGAACTCATGCCCGTGGACCTGATCACCGGGCCCGGCAACATCTACGTCACCGCCGCCAAGCGGCTGTGCCGCTCCCGGGTGGGCATCGACGCCGAGGCCGGGCCGACGGAGATCGCCATCCTCGCCGACCACACTGCCGACCCCGCCCACGTGGCCGCCGACCTGATCAGTCAGGCCGAGCACGACGAGATGGCGGGCAGCGTGCTGGTCACCCCGAGCGAGGACCTGGCCGCCGCCACCGACGCCGAAGTGGCCGCCCAGCTGCGCACGACGGTGCACCGCGAACGCGTCACCGCGGCGCTCGGGGGACGCCAGTCGGCGATCATCCTGGTGGACGACCTGGACGCCGGGATCGAGGTGGTCAACGCCTACGCCGCCGAACACCTGGAGATCCAGACCGCCGACGCCGCGGAGGTCGCCGGCCGAATCCGTTCGGCCGGCGCCATTTTCGTCGGGCCGTACTCGCCGGTGAGCCTCGGCGACTACTGCGCCGGGTCCAATCACGTGCTGCCGACCGCGGGCTCCGCGCGGCACTCCAGCGGCCTGTCGGTGCAGACCTTCCTGCGCGGCATCCACGTCGTCGACTACACCGAGGCCGCGCTGAAAGACGTCTCGGGCCATGTCATTTCGCTGTCGAAGGCCGAGGATCTGCCGGCGCACGGCGAGGCGATCCGGCGGAGGTTCGAACGATGA